CATGCCGTCAACCCCCGCGTGCGGACGTTCGGTGACGCCTTCTACTTCACCGTCGTGACGCTCTCGACAGTCGGCTTCGGCGACATCACGCCGGCCACCGAGGCCGGTCGGTGGGTGACCATCGCGGCCATTCTCGCTGGCATCATCCTCATCCCGTGGCAGGCGTCGAAGATCGTCCGCGAGTGGACGCACAAGGACAGACAGAACGTCGCCTGCCCGGACTGTGGACTCGAATACCACGACGCCGACGCCTCCCACTGCAAGGCCTGCGGGCACGTCATCTACCAGGAACACGATTCGCGGGAGTGATGGGTAGTCCGCGCTCGGGGTCGGCGGCGTGTCCGCCTCGCCCTCGATACGCTGCCCCGACCCGCCGTCTCACTCCCCCACGTCGAACGTGTAACAGACCGCCGTCCCCGAGAGTGCCTCGGTACCGTCGTCACGCGTCACCTGGGTCTCCAGTTCGGTGATCGGCTTGTCCTCCCGGACGGCGGTCACCTCGACCGCGCCGGTGATCGTGTCGCCCGGCCGCACCGGGGCCGTGAACTCCCAGTTCACGCTCATGAACACCGTTCCAGGCCCCGGGAGGTCCTCGGCGACGACGGCGTTGAGTATCCCGCTCGTCACCCCGCCCTGCACGACGCGCTCGCCGAACGGGGTCGCCGCCGCGGCCGCGTCGTCGTAGTGGAGCGGGTTTGTGTCGCCCGTGATCTCGGTGAAGTACTCGATGTGCTCGGGGCGGATCTCGCGGGAGCGTTCCGCTCGGTCGCCCACCTGCGGTGCGCCGTTCGGCCAGACCGACTCGTGTTCGGTCATCGTCTACATAGCGACGCGGACCGGCAAAAGGACGCCGTCGGGGTGGTGCGGCGGACGCACACCCTCGGACCTACTCGAACGCGAACTCGCTCGCGACGAACAGGAGCGTCCCGCCGACCGCGGCGGCGAGGAACGCGGCGACGGGAGCGTCGACCGGCCGCGCGGAGACGACGAATGCGCCGGCGAGCG
This Salinigranum marinum DNA region includes the following protein-coding sequences:
- a CDS encoding MaoC family dehydratase, whose amino-acid sequence is MTEHESVWPNGAPQVGDRAERSREIRPEHIEYFTEITGDTNPLHYDDAAAAATPFGERVVQGGVTSGILNAVVAEDLPGPGTVFMSVNWEFTAPVRPGDTITGAVEVTAVREDKPITELETQVTRDDGTEALSGTAVCYTFDVGE